From a region of the Eretmochelys imbricata isolate rEreImb1 chromosome 6, rEreImb1.hap1, whole genome shotgun sequence genome:
- the C6H14orf180 gene encoding nutritionally-regulated adipose and cardiac enriched protein homolog gives MYRKEKTNCSKCPPSILRKRPPVNQAVSEKRKAERRVRFREPEITGYDISCWDYRVAHDRPSTGLPLLLWFSLCLVLILAVSLYYSSVKQNFKVLEEFQSQLVIFFLQIRHVALKCWTWFMRQ, from the exons ATGTACAGGAAAGAGAAG ACGAATTGTAGTAAATGTCCGCCTTCAATACTGAGAAAAAGGCCACCCGTGAACCAAGCTGTGAGTGAAAAGCGAAAAGCAGAGAGAAGGGTTCGATTTCGTGAGCCAGAAATCACTGGATATG ACATTTCCTGCTGGGACTACAGAGTTG CACATGACAGGCCATCAACTGGATTGCCTTTGCTCCTGTGGTTTTCACTTTGTTTAGTGCTGATCCTGGCTGTGAGTCTGTACTACAGCAGTGTGAAGCAGAATTTCAAAGTCTTGGAAGAATTTCAATCCCAGCTCGTTATCTTCTTTCTTCAGATAAGACACGTTGCTTTGAAATGCTGGACTTGGTTTATGAGGCAATAA